The following proteins come from a genomic window of Limnohabitans sp. 103DPR2:
- the acs gene encoding acetate--CoA ligase: protein MSATVYQPSADFVKNAHISGMPAYLALCQEAETDYEGYWARLAKELITWKTPFTKVLDESKAPFFKWFEDGTLNASYNCLDRNIEKGLGNKTALIFEADGGEVTRITYNELLAKTCQIANGLKSIGIQKGDRVVIYISMSIDGVAAMQACARIGATHSVVFGGFSAQSLRDRIEDTGAKAVITADHQIRGGKQLPLKSIVDEALSLGGCDSIKNVLVVKRSGAVVAMTAGRDTWMHDLIAKQATTCEPEWVSAEHPLFLLYTSGSTGKPKGVQHSTGGYLLHAALTTKWTFDLKQDDVFWCTADIGWVTGHTYITYGPLALGGTEIVFEGVPTYPDAGRFWKMIQDHKVSIFYTAPTAIRSLIKAAEANDAVHPKSYNLSSLRLLGSVGEPINPAAWEWYHQHVGGGRCPIVDTFWQTETGGHMITPLPGVTPMVPGSCTLPFPGIQAAIVDETGKDMPNGQGGILVVKRPWPSMIRTIWGDPDRFVKSYYPDDFKGKYYLAGDGAIRDAESGYFTITGRIDDVLNVSGHRMGTMEIESALVSCTELVAEAAVVGRPDDTTGEAICAFVVLKRPLPTGDEGKAIAKQLRDHIAKEIGPIAKPKDIRFGENLPKTRSGKIMRRLLRSLAKGEEITQDISTLENPAILGQLGQAY from the coding sequence ATGAGCGCCACCGTTTACCAACCCAGTGCTGACTTCGTCAAAAATGCCCATATTTCAGGCATGCCTGCTTACCTTGCCCTGTGCCAAGAGGCTGAAACCGACTACGAAGGCTACTGGGCACGTTTGGCCAAGGAGCTGATTACTTGGAAAACGCCTTTCACCAAAGTTCTGGACGAATCCAAGGCGCCATTTTTCAAGTGGTTTGAAGATGGCACATTGAATGCCTCCTACAACTGCTTGGACCGCAACATTGAAAAAGGCCTCGGCAACAAAACTGCCTTGATTTTTGAAGCCGACGGCGGCGAAGTCACGCGCATCACTTACAACGAATTGTTGGCCAAAACGTGCCAAATTGCCAACGGCCTCAAGTCCATTGGCATCCAAAAGGGTGACCGCGTTGTCATCTACATTTCCATGTCCATCGACGGCGTGGCAGCCATGCAAGCCTGCGCGCGCATTGGCGCGACACACTCTGTGGTGTTCGGTGGCTTCTCTGCCCAGTCATTGCGCGATCGCATTGAGGACACAGGCGCCAAAGCCGTGATCACAGCTGACCACCAAATTCGCGGTGGCAAGCAGTTGCCCCTCAAATCCATTGTGGACGAAGCTTTGTCATTGGGTGGTTGCGACAGCATCAAGAATGTCCTGGTCGTCAAACGCAGTGGCGCTGTTGTGGCCATGACTGCTGGCCGCGACACTTGGATGCACGACTTGATCGCCAAGCAAGCAACAACTTGCGAGCCAGAGTGGGTGAGCGCAGAGCATCCTTTGTTCTTGTTGTACACCTCTGGCTCAACGGGTAAACCTAAAGGCGTTCAGCACTCTACGGGTGGCTACTTGCTGCACGCAGCACTCACCACCAAATGGACTTTCGATTTGAAGCAAGACGATGTGTTCTGGTGCACGGCCGACATCGGTTGGGTCACGGGCCACACTTACATCACCTACGGCCCCTTGGCTTTGGGCGGCACTGAAATTGTGTTTGAAGGTGTGCCCACCTACCCAGACGCAGGTCGCTTCTGGAAAATGATTCAAGACCACAAGGTTTCCATTTTCTACACAGCACCAACTGCCATTCGTTCCTTGATCAAAGCCGCTGAAGCCAACGATGCAGTGCATCCAAAGAGCTACAACCTCAGCAGCTTGCGTTTGCTCGGTTCTGTGGGCGAGCCCATCAACCCCGCCGCGTGGGAGTGGTATCACCAGCACGTGGGCGGCGGTCGTTGCCCCATCGTCGACACCTTCTGGCAAACCGAAACCGGTGGTCACATGATCACGCCATTGCCTGGTGTGACACCCATGGTGCCCGGTTCCTGCACACTGCCTTTCCCAGGCATTCAAGCCGCCATCGTGGACGAAACGGGCAAAGACATGCCCAACGGCCAAGGTGGTATCTTGGTGGTTAAGCGCCCCTGGCCCTCCATGATTCGCACCATCTGGGGTGACCCAGATCGATTCGTGAAGAGCTACTACCCCGATGACTTTAAGGGCAAGTACTACTTGGCCGGCGACGGTGCCATTCGTGATGCCGAATCAGGCTACTTCACCATCACCGGTCGCATTGACGATGTGTTGAACGTGTCGGGTCACCGCATGGGCACCATGGAAATTGAATCTGCCTTGGTCAGCTGCACCGAGCTGGTGGCCGAAGCCGCTGTGGTGGGTCGTCCGGATGACACCACAGGTGAGGCCATCTGCGCGTTTGTGGTTCTCAAGCGCCCCTTGCCAACAGGCGACGAAGGCAAGGCCATTGCCAAACAACTGCGCGATCACATCGCCAAAGAAATTGGCCCGATTGCCAAGCCCAAAGACATTCGTTTTGGCGAGAACTTGCCCAAGACACGCTCCGGCAAAATCATGCGCCGTTTGCTGCGCAGCTTGGCCAAAGGCGAAGAAATTACGCAAGACATCAGTACCTTGGAAAACCCAGCGATCTTGGGACAACTGGGCCAAGCGTATTGA
- a CDS encoding 3-hydroxyacyl-CoA dehydrogenase — MDIQGKVFIVTGGASGLGEGTARMLAANGGKVVIADMQAEKGEAIAKELGGAFVKCDVSNEADGQAVVAKAVAMGKLVGLVNCAGIAPAEKTVGKNGAHSLAVFSKTITVNLIGSFNMIRLAAEAMCKNEPEATGERGVMISTASVAAYDGQIGQAAYSASKGGVVGMTLPIARDLARNGIRNMTIAPGIFGTPMMFGMPQEVQDSLAASVPFPSRLGTPNDYAKLVKHILVNDMLNGEVIRLDGAIRLAPK; from the coding sequence ATGGACATTCAAGGCAAAGTTTTCATCGTGACAGGCGGGGCATCAGGTCTGGGCGAAGGCACGGCCCGCATGCTAGCGGCCAACGGCGGCAAAGTGGTCATTGCCGACATGCAAGCCGAAAAAGGCGAAGCCATTGCCAAAGAATTGGGCGGCGCATTTGTGAAATGCGATGTGAGCAACGAGGCCGATGGCCAAGCTGTGGTTGCCAAGGCTGTCGCCATGGGCAAATTGGTGGGTTTGGTGAACTGTGCAGGCATTGCACCCGCAGAAAAAACAGTAGGGAAAAATGGCGCCCATTCCCTGGCCGTGTTCAGCAAAACCATCACTGTCAATTTGATCGGCAGTTTCAACATGATTCGTTTGGCCGCTGAAGCCATGTGCAAAAACGAACCTGAAGCAACTGGCGAGCGCGGCGTGATGATCTCCACGGCTTCTGTGGCTGCTTACGACGGCCAGATTGGTCAAGCGGCCTATTCCGCATCCAAAGGTGGCGTGGTGGGCATGACATTGCCGATTGCCCGTGACTTAGCCCGCAATGGCATTCGCAACATGACCATTGCACCCGGGATTTTTGGCACGCCCATGATGTTCGGCATGCCGCAAGAAGTACAAGACTCATTGGCAGCTTCTGTCCCCTTCCCTAGCCGTTTGGGTACCCCCAACGACTACGCCAAATTGGTCAAGCACATACTGGTCAATGACATGCTCAATGGCGAAGTGATTCGCTTGGACGGCGCCATTCGACTCGCACCGAAGTAA
- the ahpC gene encoding alkyl hydroperoxide reductase subunit C, translating to MSLINTQVQPFKNQAFHNGKFIEVTEASLKGKWNVFIFMPAAFTFNCPTEIEDAAENYAAFQKAGAEVYIVTTDTHFSHKVWHETSPAVGKAKFPLIGDPTHKLTRAFGVHIEEDGLALRGTFVINPDGIIKTMEVHSNEIARDVSETLRKLTAAQYTAANPGQVCPAKWKEGAKTLTPSLDLVGKI from the coding sequence ATGTCACTCATCAACACACAAGTTCAGCCCTTCAAAAACCAAGCTTTCCACAATGGCAAGTTCATTGAAGTTACAGAAGCCAGCCTCAAAGGCAAGTGGAACGTCTTCATTTTCATGCCAGCTGCTTTCACCTTCAACTGCCCCACAGAAATCGAAGACGCTGCTGAAAACTATGCAGCTTTCCAAAAGGCCGGTGCAGAGGTGTACATCGTGACCACCGACACACACTTCTCACACAAAGTGTGGCACGAGACATCCCCTGCAGTGGGCAAAGCCAAGTTCCCATTGATCGGCGACCCTACACACAAATTGACACGTGCATTTGGCGTGCACATTGAAGAAGACGGCCTGGCTTTGCGCGGTACCTTCGTGATCAATCCAGACGGCATCATCAAGACCATGGAAGTGCACTCCAATGAAATCGCACGTGACGTGTCTGAAACACTGCGCAAGTTGACAGCTGCTCAGTACACAGCCGCTAACCCCGGTCAAGTTTGCCCCGCTAAGTGGAAAGAAGGCGCTAAGACTTTGACACCTTCTTTGGACTTGGTCGGCAAGATCTAA
- the ggt gene encoding gamma-glutamyltransferase translates to MKYRSSLWAAVAILVSGLSACASKQVAFNYNAPDIEVSSLEYREKPGWATKSFAVAAANPLATDAGYQVLQAGGSAIDAAIAVQMVLTLVEPQSSGIGGGSFVLHHDGQKVEAYDGRESAPASATDKLFLDAQSKPLPFIEGVLSGLSVGVPGTLSVLELAHKEHGKLPWATLMQPAIQLAEQGFKLSPHLHRALLSENFLMKDPVAASYFYDHQGKPHPVGYVLKNPELAAVFRDIAARGSQALKQGPVAEALVQKVRQHPTRPGSMTLQDLANYKAKKREPLCFDHAVQTTGKTYQLCGFPPPSSGTLAIGQMLGILNNTPAGKMPLEQGLPSSDWLHFYTEAARLAFADRGQFVADPDFVQAPGGDWKNMLNPTYLKQRSSLIGNQSMKVAKPGNPAGTRTAFGPMPAQEEYGTSHISVIDKDGNAVAMTTTIEAVFGSRLMVNSGKGRHGGFLLNNELTDFSFSPTDAQGLPIANRVEAGKRPRSSMSPTLVFEKDSGKLKMTGGSPGGAVIIHYTGKLLIGTLQWGLNTQQAISLPNFSSLNGPTILEEKRFPESTIKALQGKGHDVRETPLPSGLQAIEVTPTGFFGGADPRREGVVMGPKP, encoded by the coding sequence ATGAAGTACCGTAGCAGCCTTTGGGCTGCTGTTGCCATTTTGGTGTCAGGTTTAAGCGCTTGCGCCTCTAAGCAAGTCGCGTTCAACTACAACGCGCCAGACATCGAAGTTAGCTCGCTTGAATATCGAGAAAAACCTGGTTGGGCCACCAAGAGCTTTGCTGTCGCCGCAGCCAATCCATTGGCCACTGATGCAGGATATCAAGTATTGCAGGCAGGTGGCTCGGCCATCGATGCTGCTATTGCGGTTCAAATGGTATTGACACTGGTAGAACCTCAATCCAGTGGCATTGGCGGCGGTTCATTTGTATTGCACCACGACGGTCAAAAAGTAGAGGCCTATGACGGCCGTGAAAGCGCGCCTGCTTCTGCCACAGACAAATTATTCTTAGATGCGCAAAGCAAGCCACTCCCCTTCATCGAAGGTGTTCTCAGTGGCTTGTCTGTTGGCGTTCCAGGAACCCTGAGCGTTTTAGAATTGGCACACAAAGAACATGGCAAATTACCATGGGCCACATTGATGCAACCAGCCATTCAGCTGGCTGAGCAAGGCTTCAAGTTGAGCCCGCACTTGCACAGAGCACTGCTTTCTGAAAATTTCCTCATGAAAGACCCGGTGGCTGCAAGTTACTTTTATGATCATCAAGGTAAGCCACATCCTGTCGGCTATGTACTGAAAAATCCAGAATTGGCAGCCGTCTTTCGTGACATTGCAGCTCGAGGATCGCAAGCTCTAAAGCAAGGCCCAGTGGCCGAGGCTTTGGTGCAAAAAGTCCGGCAGCACCCCACACGTCCGGGCAGCATGACGCTGCAAGACTTGGCAAATTACAAAGCCAAAAAACGCGAGCCCTTGTGCTTTGATCACGCAGTGCAAACCACAGGCAAAACCTACCAGCTCTGCGGCTTTCCACCTCCCAGTTCAGGCACCTTGGCCATCGGTCAAATGTTGGGGATTTTGAACAATACGCCCGCAGGCAAGATGCCGCTTGAACAAGGACTGCCGTCCTCTGATTGGTTGCACTTCTACACAGAAGCTGCACGATTGGCATTTGCAGACCGTGGTCAATTTGTGGCCGACCCCGACTTTGTCCAAGCGCCAGGCGGCGATTGGAAAAACATGCTGAATCCGACTTATCTAAAACAACGCAGCAGCTTGATTGGGAACCAAAGCATGAAGGTGGCAAAGCCCGGCAATCCTGCTGGCACCAGAACCGCTTTTGGACCCATGCCAGCGCAAGAAGAATACGGCACCAGTCACATCAGTGTGATCGACAAGGACGGCAACGCAGTTGCGATGACCACCACCATTGAAGCGGTATTTGGTTCTAGGTTGATGGTCAATTCTGGAAAAGGTCGCCATGGCGGTTTCTTGCTCAACAACGAACTGACCGACTTCAGTTTTTCACCCACCGATGCGCAGGGCCTGCCCATTGCCAATCGCGTGGAAGCTGGCAAGCGTCCACGCTCTTCTATGTCGCCTACGTTGGTGTTTGAAAAGGACTCAGGCAAACTGAAAATGACCGGGGGCAGTCCAGGCGGCGCCGTGATCATTCACTACACCGGCAAGCTGTTGATTGGCACTTTGCAATGGGGCTTGAACACCCAGCAAGCCATCAGCTTGCCCAACTTCAGTTCATTGAACGGCCCCACCATTTTGGAAGAGAAACGTTTTCCAGAAAGCACGATCAAGGCTCTGCAGGGCAAAGGGCATGACGTGCGTGAAACGCCCTTGCCCAGTGGCCTTCAAGCGATTGAAGTGACGCCAACAGGCTTCTTTGGCGGCGCTGACCCAAGACGCGAAGGTGTTGTCATGGGCCCCAAGCCCTGA
- the ahpF gene encoding alkyl hydroperoxide reductase subunit F: MLDDTLKSQLQTYLGMLRNPIRLVATLDDSETGVEMRSLLETIVSLSDKVSLDTSGSDARKPSFVVAREGETQGVRFAGLPLGHEFTSLVLALLWTGGHPPKVEQDVLDAIKALDGDFNFEVYMSMSCHNCPDVVQALSLMAIFNPKVKTVVIEGGAFQQEVTEREIMAVPMVFLNGKVFGSGRMSVEEIVAKLDTGAADREAAKLSAKKAFDVLIVGGGPAGAAAAVYAARKGIRVGVAAERFGGQVNDTMAIENYISVLETDGPKFGAALEQQVRHYGVDIMNLQKAAKVVPATEPGGLIQVQMENGGALSARTVILSTGARWRNVNVPGEQEYKNKGVAYCPHCDGPLFKGKRTAVIGGGNSGIEAAIDLAGIVAHVTVIEFADQLKADAVLVNKLKSLNNVTIHTNAQTTEITGDGSVVNGIRFKDRVSGEEHHVALEGVFVQIGLIPNTEFLKDTFELSKFGEIVVDAKGHTNVPGVFAAGDCTTVPYKQIVIAAGEGAKAALSAFDHLIRTPVAA; the protein is encoded by the coding sequence ATGTTAGACGACACACTCAAATCGCAATTGCAAACCTACTTGGGCATGTTGCGAAACCCCATCCGATTGGTCGCTACTTTGGACGACAGCGAAACAGGTGTGGAAATGCGCAGCCTGCTCGAAACCATTGTGAGTTTGTCAGACAAAGTGTCATTGGACACCTCCGGCAGTGACGCTCGTAAACCATCCTTTGTGGTGGCGCGTGAAGGCGAAACACAGGGTGTGCGTTTTGCTGGCTTGCCATTGGGTCACGAGTTCACCTCTTTGGTCTTGGCTTTGCTCTGGACGGGTGGCCATCCACCCAAGGTTGAGCAAGACGTGCTCGATGCCATCAAAGCCTTGGATGGCGACTTCAATTTTGAGGTCTACATGTCTATGTCTTGCCACAACTGCCCAGACGTGGTGCAGGCTTTGTCGCTGATGGCCATCTTCAACCCTAAGGTCAAGACCGTTGTGATTGAAGGCGGTGCTTTTCAGCAAGAAGTCACCGAACGCGAAATCATGGCCGTTCCCATGGTGTTCTTGAACGGCAAAGTCTTTGGTTCAGGTCGCATGAGTGTGGAAGAGATCGTGGCCAAATTGGACACGGGCGCAGCAGACCGTGAAGCCGCCAAACTGAGTGCCAAAAAAGCCTTTGATGTGTTGATTGTGGGCGGCGGTCCTGCAGGCGCTGCTGCTGCAGTTTATGCTGCACGCAAAGGCATTCGCGTGGGTGTGGCGGCAGAGCGATTTGGCGGTCAAGTGAACGACACCATGGCCATTGAAAACTACATCTCTGTTTTGGAGACAGACGGTCCCAAATTTGGCGCGGCCTTAGAGCAACAAGTTCGCCACTACGGTGTCGATATCATGAATTTACAGAAGGCAGCCAAAGTGGTACCCGCCACAGAGCCTGGCGGCCTGATTCAAGTACAAATGGAAAATGGCGGCGCATTGAGTGCACGCACCGTGATTCTTTCAACCGGCGCTCGCTGGCGCAATGTCAATGTACCTGGCGAGCAAGAGTACAAAAACAAAGGCGTGGCGTACTGCCCACATTGCGATGGTCCTTTGTTCAAGGGCAAGCGTACTGCGGTCATTGGCGGTGGTAACTCTGGCATTGAAGCGGCCATTGATTTGGCTGGTATCGTGGCCCACGTCACCGTCATTGAGTTTGCCGATCAACTCAAGGCCGATGCGGTGCTGGTGAACAAGCTCAAGAGCTTGAATAACGTCACCATTCACACCAACGCGCAAACCACCGAAATTACCGGCGACGGCAGTGTTGTCAATGGCATTCGTTTCAAAGATCGTGTGTCTGGAGAAGAACACCACGTGGCCTTAGAAGGTGTGTTCGTTCAAATTGGTTTGATCCCCAACACCGAGTTTTTAAAGGACACTTTTGAGCTAAGCAAATTCGGTGAGATTGTGGTGGATGCCAAGGGTCATACCAACGTGCCAGGCGTGTTTGCCGCGGGCGATTGCACCACCGTGCCGTACAAACAAATTGTGATTGCGGCCGGTGAGGGTGCCAAAGCAGCCCTCAGTGCGTTTGATCACCTGATTCGGACCCCTGTGGCGGCTTGA